In Vibrio sp. FE10, the following are encoded in one genomic region:
- the glnS gene encoding glutamine--tRNA ligase — MSEAEARPSNFIRQIIDKDLADGTHSSVHTRFPPEPNGYLHIGHAKSICLNFGIAQDYQGQCNLRFDDTNPEKEDVEYVESIKNDVSWLGFEWSGDICYSSNYFDTLYAYAVELINKGLAYVDELSPEQIREYRGTLKEPGKASPYRDRSPEENLALFEKMRDGGFEEGKACLRAKIDMSSSFMVMRDPVIYRVRFAHHHQTADKWCIYPMYDFTHCISDALEGITHSICTLEFQDNRRLYDWVLDNITIDCQPRQYEFSRLNLEYTVMSKRKLNQLVVENLVEGWDDPRMPTISGLRRRGFTSSSIREFCKRIGVTKQENMIEFGSLESCIRDDLNENAPRAMAVLDPIKVVIENYDADTVETLTVANHPNKPEMGTREVPFTREVWIERDDFREEANKKYKRLVLGKEVRLRGAYVIKAERIEKDAEGNITTIFCSYDNETLGKNPADGRKVKGVIHWVSADKALPAEIRLYDRLFTVANPAAADDFAATLNPESLVTLNGFVEPSLAEGVAEQAYQFERTGYFCVDSKDSKADALVFNRTVGLRDTWGKAEA, encoded by the coding sequence ATGAGTGAAGCTGAGGCTCGTCCATCGAATTTCATTCGCCAAATTATCGATAAAGATTTAGCGGATGGTACACACAGTAGCGTGCATACTCGTTTCCCGCCGGAGCCAAATGGCTACCTGCACATTGGTCACGCTAAATCTATTTGCTTGAACTTTGGTATTGCTCAGGACTACCAGGGACAATGTAATCTTCGTTTCGATGATACAAACCCTGAAAAAGAAGACGTTGAATACGTTGAGTCGATTAAGAATGATGTAAGTTGGTTAGGTTTTGAATGGTCTGGTGATATTTGTTACTCATCAAACTACTTCGATACGCTTTACGCTTATGCTGTGGAATTAATTAATAAAGGCTTAGCGTATGTTGACGAGCTAAGTCCTGAGCAGATCCGTGAATACCGTGGCACGTTAAAAGAGCCTGGTAAAGCGAGCCCATACCGCGATCGTAGCCCTGAAGAAAACCTAGCGTTATTTGAGAAAATGCGTGACGGTGGCTTCGAAGAAGGCAAAGCATGTCTACGTGCTAAGATCGACATGAGCTCATCTTTCATGGTTATGCGCGATCCAGTTATCTACCGTGTTCGTTTTGCTCACCACCACCAGACTGCAGACAAATGGTGCATTTACCCAATGTACGATTTCACACACTGTATTTCTGATGCGCTAGAAGGCATTACGCACTCTATCTGTACTCTTGAGTTCCAAGACAACCGTCGTTTGTATGATTGGGTTCTAGATAACATCACGATTGATTGCCAACCTCGTCAATACGAGTTTAGCCGTCTGAATCTTGAATACACGGTAATGTCGAAGCGTAAGCTGAACCAACTTGTGGTTGAAAACCTAGTTGAAGGTTGGGACGATCCACGTATGCCAACTATCTCTGGTTTACGTCGTCGTGGTTTCACTTCAAGCTCTATCCGTGAATTCTGTAAGCGTATTGGTGTGACTAAGCAAGAGAACATGATTGAGTTCGGTTCACTTGAATCTTGTATCCGTGATGATCTCAACGAAAATGCACCTCGTGCAATGGCTGTTCTTGATCCGATCAAGGTCGTGATTGAAAACTACGACGCTGATACAGTAGAAACACTGACAGTGGCAAACCACCCGAACAAGCCAGAAATGGGCACTCGTGAAGTTCCATTTACACGCGAAGTTTGGATTGAACGTGACGACTTCCGTGAAGAAGCAAACAAGAAGTACAAGCGTTTGGTTCTAGGTAAAGAAGTTCGCCTACGTGGTGCTTACGTGATCAAAGCTGAGCGTATCGAAAAAGATGCGGAAGGCAACATTACGACTATCTTCTGTTCTTACGACAATGAAACACTAGGTAAGAACCCTGCAGATGGCCGTAAAGTGAAAGGCGTTATCCACTGGGTATCAGCTGATAAAGCACTGCCTGCTGAGATTCGTTTGTACGATCGTCTATTCACTGTGGCAAACCCAGCCGCTGCTGATGACTTCGCTGCAACGCTTAACCCTGAGTCACTTGTTACGCTAAACGGTTTTGTTGAACCTAGCCTAGCAGAAGGTGTGGCAGAGCAAGCGTACCAGTTTGAACGTACAGGTTACTTCTGTGTAGATTCGAAAGACTCTAAAGCAGACGCGCTAGTATTCAACCGCACGGTTGGCCTACGTGACACTTGGGGTAAAGCTGAAGCTTAA
- the nagE gene encoding N-acetylglucosamine-specific PTS transporter subunit IIBC, producing MLPIATLPIAALLLRLGQGDLLDIPFMAEAGGAIFGNLPLLFGLGIAIGLSKDGNGAAGLAGAVAYFVLTATATTINADVNMSFFGGIFAGIIAGHSYNAFHATRLPEWLAFFAGKRLVPIMAGLFALVAGAVSGVVWPGIQSGLDALAHAVSTSGAVGQFVYGTLNRALIPVGLHHVLNSYFWFGMGTCQEIVVAGQGAFANITQLCVDPSLAKTLVVGQEHTFTFANSVTPEITTVVKEVTETVKSGDLHRFFGGDKGAGVFMNGFFPVMMFGLPGAALAMYLAAPAEKRSQVGGALFSVAFCSFLTGITEPLEFMFVFLAPALYAMHAVFTGLSLVVANMFGTLHGFGFSAGLIDFVLNWGLATKPFTLLLIGLAFGALYFFTFSFAIRAFNLKSPGREDDDEAAAAPAGDAPKGDVARQYLKALGGHENLTSIDACITRLRLTLKDRSIADEVVLKKLGAKGVVKLGENNLQVILGPLAEIVAGEMKAIGAGEDLSDVKLP from the coding sequence ATGCTACCTATCGCAACGCTTCCGATTGCGGCGCTTCTATTACGTTTAGGTCAAGGCGATCTACTTGATATTCCATTCATGGCAGAAGCTGGTGGTGCTATCTTCGGTAACCTACCACTGCTATTTGGTCTAGGTATCGCGATTGGTCTTTCTAAAGACGGTAACGGCGCAGCGGGTCTTGCTGGTGCAGTTGCTTACTTCGTACTAACAGCGACAGCAACGACAATCAACGCTGACGTTAACATGTCATTCTTCGGCGGTATCTTCGCAGGTATCATCGCAGGTCACTCTTACAACGCTTTCCATGCAACACGCCTTCCTGAGTGGCTGGCTTTCTTCGCGGGTAAACGTTTAGTACCTATCATGGCCGGTCTATTTGCACTTGTTGCAGGTGCTGTGTCTGGTGTGGTTTGGCCTGGTATTCAATCTGGTCTAGATGCACTAGCTCACGCGGTATCAACGTCTGGTGCTGTTGGCCAATTCGTTTACGGTACTCTTAACCGTGCACTAATCCCTGTAGGTCTACACCACGTATTGAACTCATACTTCTGGTTCGGTATGGGTACATGTCAAGAAATCGTTGTTGCTGGTCAAGGCGCATTCGCTAACATCACTCAACTTTGTGTTGACCCATCACTAGCGAAAACTCTAGTTGTTGGCCAAGAGCACACATTCACATTCGCTAACTCAGTAACTCCAGAGATCACTACTGTTGTTAAAGAAGTGACTGAAACAGTTAAATCTGGCGACCTACACCGTTTCTTCGGTGGCGATAAAGGCGCTGGCGTATTCATGAACGGTTTCTTCCCAGTAATGATGTTCGGTCTACCAGGTGCTGCACTTGCAATGTACCTAGCTGCTCCTGCTGAAAAACGTAGCCAAGTTGGTGGCGCACTGTTCTCAGTTGCATTCTGTTCATTCCTAACAGGTATCACAGAGCCGCTAGAATTCATGTTCGTATTCCTAGCTCCTGCTCTATACGCAATGCACGCTGTATTTACAGGTCTGTCTCTAGTAGTGGCAAACATGTTTGGTACTCTGCACGGTTTCGGTTTCTCTGCTGGTCTAATAGACTTCGTATTGAACTGGGGTCTAGCAACTAAACCATTCACTCTACTATTGATTGGCTTAGCATTCGGTGCTCTATACTTCTTCACTTTCTCTTTCGCAATCCGCGCTTTCAACTTGAAATCGCCAGGTCGTGAAGATGACGACGAAGCTGCAGCAGCTCCTGCTGGTGACGCGCCAAAAGGTGACGTTGCTCGTCAATACCTGAAAGCTCTAGGTGGTCACGAAAACCTGACTTCAATCGACGCTTGTATCACTCGTCTACGTCTAACTCTTAAAGACCGCTCTATCGCTGATGAAGTTGTTCTTAAGAAACTTGGCGCTAAAGGTGTGGTTAAACTAGGTGAGAACAACCTACAGGTTATCCTTGGCCCACTAGCTGAAATCGTCGCTGGCGAAATGAAAGCTATCGGTGCAGGTGAAGACCTATCTGATGTAAAACTTCCATAG